The region TGATCCCTTAGGTATAATTATAGGTCATGATATTAGTCTATTCTGTCTCACTAAATAGGGAACACAGCATTTAcagaacaaataaacacacatagtGCAGACACCCAAGGATCATGCTAGCTCCTCAGTTAGCTATCACAGCTCAGGCATGAGTCCTCACTGTGAACAGAAGTCAGATCCATTTCTTCATCAAAAGGTGCTAGTGGAAGTTGTCAGACGCCTTCCAATATAGATCCTAGACAGAAAAGGAACggcagccaatcaggtctcacaGTTCTCAGGTGACTCCACACAGTTCAAACAGGACAGGCCACTGTGGTCACAGCTTTTGGCAGGGAACTAACCACCTTATACTTGATAAAGTATGGCTGTTATCTTTATCAAGTGTTTTATTCATCGAATATGTATTTCATATTGgtctaatttttcttaatttcaattaaaatttaatcTTAGTTGGTTCAATTATTCAAATGGTACAAGAGATTGAACCATTAGGAGGAACTGAAATTCAATGACAGAGCACCTGTCTACCATGCACAAGGGCCCAGATTCAAACCCAAGGACTCCCCGCAAAAAGTATAAACCAACCCCAAATGCTATCACTATACATCTTTGCATTCCCTTCACTGTGCCAAATGAGCCACACAGCTGCTGCGCAGGCTGGCTTCAGATCCAGTTAGCTCATTACCACTCACCCCACCAAGGAATACCCGATGCCTCCCTTCTCTACAATCAAGTAGAGTGGGGAGTGACTGTCTCTAagaaaggagacaagaaagaaCTCCACCTGGCCAGGTCTGTGTGCAGTGGGGAGAAGACTGTGTGGGGTTAGTGAGCTATCTGAACTGAACTAAGAAGGGTAGCTTCATCTAGAAAGACTGggggcaggtgtggtgctgcctgcctttaatcccaggcaggaacatctgagttccaggccagccagggctcacaGTAAGACTGTTTCAGAAAAGATAAAAACGTGGTATCATCCCACCATCTTTCTCCAAATGAAAGGGGTATAAGCTATTTCTAATAATCATGTAAATATGAACAAAAGtgttaaaatattacttttattttaatactcCTGAGTAAAGTGTGAGACaatgaaacaaacacaacagGAAATATACAGCATGGCAAGGGGGCAGGCTGTAAACACCTGTCTAGACCTTGGGTGGGGTGGCACCATCAAGCTCTGAGACTGGAAAGGATGAAGGACAGAGACCAAAAGTAGGCGTTGGATGCAGAAATGATTTCCTGAAGGGAAAACTCAGCTTGGGTACTCAACACGTAGTTTCCTAGGCCCCATCCGCGGGTCCTCCCCTTGCTGGctctgttctgtttattttttgagatctCGATaagtagccctgactggcctggaattctgagatcccctgcctctgctttccaagtgccaCTGAACCCTACTGCTTGCTagttctgagggggaaaaaaggttcCAGGTGATCGGATGTACCTGACATGAGACCAAGCACCAGGAGAGAACTATACGTGAACAGGAGGCTCCAGCCTCGGCACTCAGGAAGCCATCTCTACAGGCAGGTCTGTAAGTCTACTAGGGCCCCACCGTGCAGGTAGTTAAGGGCAGGGAAGACTGGGATTGGATATACCTATGAGACCCATAAAACCCCAAGGGATCAAACATGAAACAGACCAGTCATCAGTCACATGAACAGCTTCTGGGGAAAAGAATAAGCAGACGAGAGCCTTCTGCCCCAAACATATCCCCAACTACCTTAGGCCAGAAGCCCACCGTGGCATCCCAGCCATTCCAATAAACTTGAGGCACACAACACGGTCTTCATATGGAGAGTGTTGTGAGATTACCTCCACATGGACAGAGGGGGTAGGGATAGGCCTAAAGAAAGAGTAAGGAAGGCCTGGGGATATAGCTCACCTGGTAAGAGTGCTACTAGACCACAATGTAGGAAGCCCTGGGTCCAATCCCAGGGCcatataaactgggtgtggtgacacagctgtgatcccagcactcaggaggtagacacAGAAGATCTGAAACTCAATCTCATCCCTGTGAGCCTAAAACACACCAGTCCCAGTCCCTAGTGTTCCTTTGGCTATCTGCTCTGTTTAGCACTGGTCCCATCTAGAGAAACCACAGCTATTCCCTGGTCTCTTTTAGTCTAAACTTGATATGAAAGAAGAAACCCAGAGGCCTTATTTAGTCCATCACTGCCAAGAGTTCAACACGACCATCCACCCACTGTAGAGATGGCACAAGAAAGAGGCTGGGCATGAAAACACCTGGGCAAGAAAGACATGGTGGACAAAGGGGCAAGAGCTTTCCACAGCACAGGATCTTTACTTCCTGATGTAACAGTGACCTGGGAATAAGTCTGTGAAAATGCACACAGCTATAATGATCTCTCTCAATAAACAATGTAAAATTAAATCGATAGGGCCTAGACTCCCCAAGGCCCACCCTGCCGGTACTCACATGAAAACTCACTTACCCCAATCCAATGGCCAGCAGATGAGACAGCaacagagatggaagaaaaaccTTCAGAAAGTctgctgagaaaatgcccccttTCTTCATAACGCTTGTGTTTCTCATGCTGAGAGTAGCTGTGCGCTTTGGGTGTTTAAAAAGGAACTCCCTGGGATGGGAAGAAACTGCCAATTAGTGTCCTCTCATCAAGGGAAGAGCCCTGACAAGAACGCTGAAAGGGACTTACTTGGGGGGGATATTTTCTGGCCGACTTGACCAATCCCATATCCAATCTGAGTTTTTCTTCAAGATACTTTcaacttctcttcttctctcGATATAATCTTCCTCAGACTAAGGAAAAGTAAGTATTAAATAAATCAGGTAAGCTTTCCACATTCACAGCAGAGATAAGATCAGTAAGGTCAACAGAGAACCCCACAGACTCTTGGGCCATGGTTCAAGGGCCATCCCAGCAGACATATTATATAGGCTGCCACTAGCAGGTATGGAC is a window of Acomys russatus chromosome 5, mAcoRus1.1, whole genome shotgun sequence DNA encoding:
- the Bnip3 gene encoding BCL2/adenovirus E1B 19 kDa protein-interacting protein 3; the encoded protein is MSQSGEENLQGSWVELHFSNGNGSSVPASVSIYNGDMEKILLDAQHESGRSSSKSSHCDSPPRSQTPQDTSRAEVDTHSFGEKNSTLSEEDYIERRREVESILKKNSDWIWDWSSRPENIPPKEFLFKHPKRTATLSMRNTSVMKKGGIFSADFLKVFLPSLLLSHLLAIGLGIYIGRRLTTSTSTF